AGGCGGTCCGCATCCAGCACGGCCTTGCGCCGGGTGCGGTGGCGCAGCCAGAGCCCCAGGAGGATGGCCACGCCCACCAGGGCGGAGATCCCCGAGATCATCCAGTACTGCTGCTTCAGCTTCTTCCGGAAGGCCTTCTGCTCGGCATCGAAGCCGACGCCCCCCAGGTTCCAGCCGTCGCCGAAGGCGTTGGTCTTGGTGGCGGTGCCCAGGGGCAGGGTGGCGATGCGCTGGGGATCGACCTGGAGGTTGGGCTCCGCGCCCCAGGGCTGGAGCTTCAAGTCGCCCCGCTCGAGGTCGCTTTCCCGGGCCAGACCCATGCGCAGGGTTTGGTGGGGCGCCAGGGCGATGCCGAGTTCCCGCTCCACTTCCGGCGACCCGGGCCGCCAGCGCTTGATGACGAGCCAGCGGTCCGAGAGCAGGATCACCGTGGCCACCTTCCCGAAGTCCGGATCCTGCTCGCGGGGGGGATTCCACTCGAAGCGCTGCGCCGTTTCCGCGTGGGCCATCCAGCCGAGGTACTGCTGCACCAGGGCGGGATCCTTGGGGCGGGCGAGCCGCTGCCCATCGCGGATCCAGAGGTTGCGCTCCTCGAAGCGATCCAGGAGGGCCACGACCAGGGGCTGGTCCGCCAGGAACTGCCGTACATCCGGTTCGTCGCCCGTCCGGATGCTCTGGAGCACCGGCAGGCTCTTCCAGTGGCGTTCAACGGCCTCGAAATCCACCCAGTGGGCCTCCATGTAGGCTTGGCGGCCCTTGTCGACCTGGTCCAGGCGGTAGTACCGGGGCACGGCGATCAGCAGGGCCCCCAGGACCAGCCCCGCCAGGACGAGCAGGGCGATGCCGCTGCGCTGCTGGAGGCGCTGCCAACGGGAGGGCCCCAGGCTGGGGTGGAGGGCGCGGTAGCGGGAGGTGCGGTGGTGGTGCATGGGGGCTCGACAGGAAGGATTCCTGCCAGCTTAACGGCCGCGGGCCCGTCCGGCGATCAGCCGAGGGCCAGCATCCGCTCCAGGGGCTTCAGGGCCTTCACCCGCACGGCCTCGTCCAGGCGGATCTCGGGCTTGAGGTCGCGCAGGCAGAGGTAGAGCTTCTCAAGGCTGTTGAGCTTCATGTAGGGGCAGAGGCTGCAGTTGCAGCCGCTGTCCGCCGGGGCGGGGATCAATTCTGCGTCGGGGCGCCGCTGGCGCATCTGGTGGAGGATGCCGGCCTCCGTGGCCACGATGAAGGCCCGGGCGCTGTCCTTGGCCACGAAGTTGAGCAGGGCCGCCGTGCTACCCACAAAATCCGCCAGCTGGCTGACCGTGGCGTCGCACTCGGGGTGGGCGATGAGCTTGGCCTCGGGGTGCTGGGCTTTGAGGGCCGCCAGGCGCTTGGCCGTGAACTGCTCGTGCACGATGCAGAAGCCCGGGAACAGGGCCATGTCGCGGCCCGTCTGCTTCATGACCCACTTGCCCAGGTGGCGGTCCGGGGCGAAGACGATCTTGCGATCCTTCGGCAGGCTCTCCACCACGCGCACAGCGTTGCTGCTGGTGCAGATGACGGTGCTGAGGGCCTTCACGCCGGCCGAGCAGTTGATGTAGCTCACCACATCGTGGCCCGGGTACTGCTTCAGCCACTCGGCGAAGTGGTCCGCCGGGCAGCGGTCCGCCAGGCTGCAGCCGGCATCCATGTCGGGGATCACCACGGTCTTGGTGGGGTTGAGGATCTTGGCGGTCTCGGCCATGAAGTGGACGCCACAGAAGGCGATGACCTCGGCGTCGGCCTTGGCGGCCTGCTGGCTGAGCTGGAGGCTGTCGCCCACGAAGTCGGCCAGGTCCTGGATCTCGGGCTCCTGGTAGTAGTGGGCCAGGAGCACGGCCCGGCGCTCGGCCTTCAGCCGCCGGATCTCGGCGGGCAGATCGATCCCCGCGGGGATGCTTTCGAGGTCGGGGACATAGGGGGCGGTCAGGTCCATGCCTTCCATTCTAGGCCTTCTCAAGGAACCGGCGGATCCGCTGACCGGGCTCCGGGTGGTCGAACACCTCGGTGAAGGCCGCCCGTTCCCAGGCCAGGGCGGCGGCCCGGGCTGTCCCCGCCTGGCGGTGCCGGAGGGCCCCCAGGAGGGCCAGGGCCCGTTCCTGGACAGGAAAGCCTGTCGCCACAAGCGGGTTTGGGCTATCCTGGGCTTGGATCGCAGGGTCCAGGTGGATGTGGGAATCCGATGACCGCCCCCCGGGGATGGACATCGGTCCAGGTTTATTTGGATTCATGCCTCATCGTCCAAGGGGGGGACACATGGCCAAGGCGCAGGCGTCGGAGACATCCAGCATCTCACGGCTGGATCAGGTCAAGATCAGCCAGTATTTCGGCTGCAACACCTTCAGTGAGCGCACCATGCGCGAGCGGCTCCAGAAGGATGTCTACAAAGCCTACCGCCAGGCGCTGAAGCGAGGTGAGGCCCTGTCGCCGGAGGTGGCCAAGAGCGTCGCCCTCGCCATGAAGGAGTGGGCCCTGGAACAGGGGTGCACGCACTTCACCCACTGGTTCCTCCCCATGACCGGCGCCACCGCCGAGAAGCACGACGCCTTCATCACCTGGGACGAGCCGGGCCAGGTCATCGAGCGCTTCAGCGGCAGCCAGCTCATCCAGGGCGAGCCGGATGCCAGTTCGTTCCCCAGCGGCGGCCTGCGCGCCACCTTCGAAGCCCGCGGCTACACCGCCTGGGACCCCGCCAGCCCGGCCTTCCTGATGGAAGGGCCCCTGGGCAAGACGCTCTGCATCCCCACGGCCTTCGTCGGGTACCACGGGGAGGCGCTGGACCACAAAGTGCCGCTGCTGCGCTCCATGGAGGTGGTGTCCCGTCGCGCCGTCGAGGGCCTCGCCCACTTCGGCGTCAAGGCCGAGGCGGTCATCGCCCAGTGCGGTCCCGAGCAGGAGTACTTTGCGGTGGATCTGGACCTGGCCCAGCAGCGGCCCGACCTCATGTTCGCCAACCGCACCCTGCAGGGCGCCAAGCCGCCCAAGGGCCAGGAGCTGGAGGACCACTACTTCGGCAGCATCAAGGAGCGCGTGCTGGGCTTCATGCAGGAGGTGGAGCTGGAGTGCTTCAAGCTCGGCATCCCCGCCAAGACCCGACACAACGAGGTCGCCCCCAACCAGTTCGAGATCGCGCCCATCTACGAGGCCGCCAACATCGCCAGCGACCACAATCAGCTGCTGATGGAGCTCCTGAAGTCCGTGGGCGAGCGGCACGGCCTGGCCATCCTCCTGCACGAGAAGCCCTTCGCCGGCGTCAACGGCAGCGGCAAGCATGTGAACTGGAGCCTCGCCACCGATGAGGGCCACAACTTGCTGGAGCCCGGGAAGACCCCCGAGGAAAACCTGCAGTTCCTCTACTTCCTGAGCGCCACGCTGAAGGCCATCCACACCCACGGCGGCCTCCTGCGCGCCGCCATCGCCAGCGCCGGCAACGACCACCGCCTGGGTGCCAACGAGGCGCCGCCGGCCATCATGTCGGCCTTCCTCGGCGCCCAGCTCAGCCATATCCTGAACGCCATCGAGAAGGGCGATGCGGCGGATGCCTCCACCCAGCGCATCCTCGACCTGGGCATCGGCAACCTGCCGCGCATCGAGAAGGACGCCACGGATCGCAACCGCACCAGCCCCTTCGCGTTCACGGGCAACAAGTTCGAGTTCCGCGCCGTGGGCTCCAGCCAGCCCATCGCGCTGTCCCTGACGGTGATCAATGCCGCCGTGGCCGAGGCCCTGGACGACCTGAACGGCAAGCTGGACGCCGAGATCAAGGCCGGCAAGGACCACCGGGCCGCCGTGCTGACGGTGGTGCGCCAGGCCATCATCGAGACCAAGGCCATCCGCTTCGAAGGCAACGGCTATGCGGAGGAATGGAAGGTCGAGGCCGAGCGTCGCGGCTTGCCCCATGCCAAGGACACCGTGGCCGCCCTCCACATCTGGGAGAACCCCGCCTCCAAAGCGGTGTTCTCCAAGCCCGGCATCCTCTCCGAGGGCGAGCTGGAGTCACGCGTCCACATCCGTCACGAGCAGTACCAGAAGGCCATCGCCATCGAGACCCAGGTTCTGCGCGAAATGGCGGAGACCCAGATCCTGCCCTCCATCACGGCGGATCTCGGCGCCCGCGCCAAGAGCCTGGGCCGCCTGGCCGCGGCCGGCATCACCGTGCCCGAGACGCTGAAGGCCGCCCTCCAGGCCCAGGCGACGCTGGCGGGTGAGGCCCAGGCCCGGCTCACGGCCATGAAGGCCGCCTTGGTCGCCGCCGAGGCCATCGAGGACAACCACGCCCGCACCGAAGCCTTCGGAAAGAAGGTCAACGAGGCCAAGCATGCCCTCCGCGAGGTGCTGGACCACCTGGAGGAGGCCTGCGACGCCGACCTCTGGCCCCTGCCGAAGTACTGGCAGCTCCTGTCCCCGCTCCTCTAGGCGTTGTTCCGTCACTCATAGAAACGGGCCGCATGGGCGGCCCGTTTCTATGAGTGGAAGAAAGCCTAGCGTCCGAAGCGGAACACGGCGCTCACCTGGGCCCAGGTGGCGGTATCGAAGCCGAAACCGTCGCTGCCGTTCTTGTCCACGAAAACCTGGTTGAGGGTGCCTTCGAGGGAGAAGTTCCGGTTGAAGGTGTAGCCGCCACCTCCGCGAATGCCGAGCTTGCCGCTCTGACTGGCGCTGCCGCTGACGCGGAAGCCGGCTCCGTTGGTGAATTCCCAGTCATCCTTGATGCTGTTGATGGAAGCACCGGCGATGGTGTACCAGCCCTGATTGGGGCTCTGGAAGTTGTAGACCCAGTCAGCGCCGACCTGCAGCACTTTGTAGTCGTTCTGGTTGTCCACGAAGCCGCCCCAGCCGGAGCCCGGGAGGCTGTGGTAGGTCAGCTGGCCGCGGATCTGGTGGTGCGAAGTGAGATTGAAGTCGAGATGACCGCCCACATGGGCACCGAAGAACTGGTTGGTGCCCAGGCCGGACTTATCCTTCAGGTCCCCGACGGGCAGGGAGAGGCCGGTCTGCAGGCCACCATTGATGTCCTGGGCGGCGAGAGGCAGGCCCAGAAGGGCGAGGGTGAGGGCAACGCGGTGACGCATGAAACCTCCGACAAATGCGGGCCCCAGAACGAGGCCGATCCCAGCCTAGCGAGGATTCGTCATCGCGGCGTCATCCGAAGGGACTACCCGGGCCGCTGCTCCAGCGTGACACCACGCCCGCTGCGGATCCGCTGCTCGATGCGCGAGGTGCTGTGGCCGGGGAGGAAGGGCAGGAGGACCAGCTTCCCGCCTCGAGCCTCCACAACATCGCGTCCCACCACGGTGTCAGGTGTGTAGTCGCCACCCTTCACCAGCACATCGGGCTGGAGGGCGCGGATGAGCTCCAGCGGGGTGTCTTCGTCGAAGCGGACGACCGCATCCACGCTGCGGAGGCCCAGCAGGATGGCGGCGCGGGCCGCCTCGTCCTGGAGGGGGCGGCTGGGGCCCTTGAGTCGCGCCACCGAGGCATCGCTGTTGAGGCCCACCACCAGGAAGTCGCCCAGGGCCCGTGCCTCGGCGAGGTATTGCACATGGCCGGGATGGATCAGGTCGAAGCAGCCGTTGGTGAAGCAGAGGGTTCCTGGCCGCGGAACGACCGCGAGAAAGGCCTCAGGGCTCTGGAAGAAACGGGTCGATGTCGGCATCTCAGAAATCGGGATAAAATGATCGGTTCAGGGAGAAGTCCCGGGAGAAGTCTGCCATGCCCCTCTATGAATACCGTTGTGAAGCTTGCGGCCAGCCTGAAGAGAAGCTGGAAAGCCTGTCCGCACCCGAGACCCATGCGTGCCCGGCCTGCGGCGCGGCGGCGGGGATGAAGCGTCAGGTATCCGTATCCGCCTTCGCCCTGGCCGGGAGCGGTTGGTACAAGGGCGCAGCCTCCGATCCGACCCCCTCCGCTCCGGCAACCGGGGCCCCCAAGAGTGGCCATGGCTGTGCGGCGGGTGGGTGCGGATGTCCCCTCGCGGGGTGAGGGCCCGGTGATCCTGGCCTCGTTTTTCCGTTGATGCGTTGACTTTCCAGGCCGTTCCGATAGCCTAGATGGTTCCGGCCCCGTGGGTCGGCGCAAGATTTCATCCGTCCGATGTTCCCCGAAGCCAGCATCCCGGTGAACCTCTCGGGCCCAGGCCCGGACAACCCGGAGCCTTCCTTGGAGGATGGTGTGCCTACCATCAATCAGTTGATCCGCCTCGGGCGGAAGACCTTCCAGAACAAGACCAAGAGCCCCGCGCTCGACGCCTGCCCGCAGAAGCGCGGCGTGTGCACCCGCGTGTTCACCACCACGCCGAAGAAGCCGAACTCGGCTCTCCGCAAGGTGGCCCGCGTGCGCCTCACCAACGGCATCGAATGCACGACCTACATCCCGGGCGTCGGCCACAACCTGCAGGAGCACAGCATCGTGCTCATCCGCGGTGGCCGCGTGAAGGATCTGCCGGGCGTGCGCTATCACGTGGTCCGCGGCACCCTGGACGCCACCGGCGTCGCTGGCCGCAACCAGTCCCGTTCCAAGTACGGCGCCAAGCGCCCCAAGGCTGGCGCTGCGCCGGCCAAGAAGAAGTAGGGGAGGTAAAACATGGCCCGTCGTTCCGCCCCCGCCAAGCGTGAGATCCTGCCGGATCCCGTCTACAACAGCCTCACTGTTTCCAAGTTCGTGAACATCCTCATGGAGCGCGGCAAGAAGGCCACCGCCGAGCGCATCCTCTACGGAGCACTGGAAATCGTCGCCAAGAAGTCCGGCGAGGAGGCCCTTGAGGCCTTCCAGAAGGCCCTGAACAACATCAAGCCCTCGGTGGAAGTCAAATCCCGCCGCGTGGGCGGCGCCACCTACCAGGTGCCCGTGGAGGTTCCCCAGAACCGCCGCCAGTCCCTGGCCATGCGCTGGCTCAAGACCTACTCCGCCTCCCGCGGCGAGCGCACCATGCGCGACAAGCTGGCCGGCGAGATCCTCGACGCCATGAACTTCCGTGGCGCCGCGATCAAGAAGAAGGACGATGTCCACAAGATGGCCGAAGCCAACAAGGCCTTCGCCCACTTCCGCTGGTAGCAGTCCACCCGATCGGAAGGAGCCGCCCCTCCGGCGGCTCCTTCCGCGAAGGTCTTTGAAGCACCCCCGACTCCGATTCCGTATTGATCCTTTCAGGAGGCCGCTGTGGCCCGTCAGACCCCCCTCGAGCGCTACCGGAACATCGGCATCATGGCGCACATCGATGCCGGCAAGACCACCACGACGGAGCGCATCCTCTTCTACACCGGCAAGATCCACAAGATCGGCGAGGTGCATGAGGGTGCGGCGACCACCGACTGGATGGTGCAGGAGCAGGAGCGGGGCATCACCATCACCTCCGCCGCCATCACCGCCGCCTGGACTCCCCAGACGGGCCAGCTGAAGGGCGTGGAGCATCGCATCAACATCATCGACACCCCCGGCCATGTGGACTTCACGGCCGAGGTGGAGCGTTCCCTTCGCGTGCTGGACGGTGCCTGCGCCGTGTTTTGCGCGGTGGGCGGCGTCGAGCCCCAGTCCGAGACCGTGTGGCGCCAGGCCGACAAGTACGGCGTGCCCCGCATGGCCTTCGTGAACAAGATGGACCGTCCCGGTGCGGATTTCTTCCGCGTGGTCGAGATGATGAAGACCCGCCTGAAGGCCCGTCCCATGCCGATCCAGATCCCCATCGGCGCCGAGGAGGACTTCAAGGGCGTGGTCGACCTGGTGTTGATGAAGGCCCTGACCTTCGACGAGGGCGACAAGGGCTTCA
The window above is part of the Geothrix sp. genome. Proteins encoded here:
- a CDS encoding HAMP domain-containing sensor histidine kinase, with amino-acid sequence MHHHRTSRYRALHPSLGPSRWQRLQQRSGIALLVLAGLVLGALLIAVPRYYRLDQVDKGRQAYMEAHWVDFEAVERHWKSLPVLQSIRTGDEPDVRQFLADQPLVVALLDRFEERNLWIRDGQRLARPKDPALVQQYLGWMAHAETAQRFEWNPPREQDPDFGKVATVILLSDRWLVIKRWRPGSPEVERELGIALAPHQTLRMGLARESDLERGDLKLQPWGAEPNLQVDPQRIATLPLGTATKTNAFGDGWNLGGVGFDAEQKAFRKKLKQQYWMISGISALVGVAILLGLWLRHRTRRKAVLDADRLASMTHSLKTPLAILKFRCDSLRLGRLSPDRADEELLKIGEEVDHLTTIIETGLRVIRGGGASGPPGQATPAWFEEVVDDLRPGFEMEGRLLDLRLAEATGRAPLPSLRSAVLTLVENALGHGKGRVTLETWRARRRFCIRVTDEGEGLEPHQLKALGKPFQRLRTQGREGFLREGQGLGLSLLVQVAEQEGWGLTFSSGPGEGFSALLEIRAS
- the nadA gene encoding quinolinate synthase NadA, coding for MDLTAPYVPDLESIPAGIDLPAEIRRLKAERRAVLLAHYYQEPEIQDLADFVGDSLQLSQQAAKADAEVIAFCGVHFMAETAKILNPTKTVVIPDMDAGCSLADRCPADHFAEWLKQYPGHDVVSYINCSAGVKALSTVICTSSNAVRVVESLPKDRKIVFAPDRHLGKWVMKQTGRDMALFPGFCIVHEQFTAKRLAALKAQHPEAKLIAHPECDATVSQLADFVGSTAALLNFVAKDSARAFIVATEAGILHQMRQRRPDAELIPAPADSGCNCSLCPYMKLNSLEKLYLCLRDLKPEIRLDEAVRVKALKPLERMLALG
- a CDS encoding glutamine synthetase III, whose product is MAKAQASETSSISRLDQVKISQYFGCNTFSERTMRERLQKDVYKAYRQALKRGEALSPEVAKSVALAMKEWALEQGCTHFTHWFLPMTGATAEKHDAFITWDEPGQVIERFSGSQLIQGEPDASSFPSGGLRATFEARGYTAWDPASPAFLMEGPLGKTLCIPTAFVGYHGEALDHKVPLLRSMEVVSRRAVEGLAHFGVKAEAVIAQCGPEQEYFAVDLDLAQQRPDLMFANRTLQGAKPPKGQELEDHYFGSIKERVLGFMQEVELECFKLGIPAKTRHNEVAPNQFEIAPIYEAANIASDHNQLLMELLKSVGERHGLAILLHEKPFAGVNGSGKHVNWSLATDEGHNLLEPGKTPEENLQFLYFLSATLKAIHTHGGLLRAAIASAGNDHRLGANEAPPAIMSAFLGAQLSHILNAIEKGDAADASTQRILDLGIGNLPRIEKDATDRNRTSPFAFTGNKFEFRAVGSSQPIALSLTVINAAVAEALDDLNGKLDAEIKAGKDHRAAVLTVVRQAIIETKAIRFEGNGYAEEWKVEAERRGLPHAKDTVAALHIWENPASKAVFSKPGILSEGELESRVHIRHEQYQKAIAIETQVLREMAETQILPSITADLGARAKSLGRLAAAGITVPETLKAALQAQATLAGEAQARLTAMKAALVAAEAIEDNHARTEAFGKKVNEAKHALREVLDHLEEACDADLWPLPKYWQLLSPLL
- the rfaE2 gene encoding D-glycero-beta-D-manno-heptose 1-phosphate adenylyltransferase yields the protein MPTSTRFFQSPEAFLAVVPRPGTLCFTNGCFDLIHPGHVQYLAEARALGDFLVVGLNSDASVARLKGPSRPLQDEAARAAILLGLRSVDAVVRFDEDTPLELIRALQPDVLVKGGDYTPDTVVGRDVVEARGGKLVLLPFLPGHSTSRIEQRIRSGRGVTLEQRPG
- a CDS encoding FmdB family zinc ribbon protein — translated: MPLYEYRCEACGQPEEKLESLSAPETHACPACGAAAGMKRQVSVSAFALAGSGWYKGAASDPTPSAPATGAPKSGHGCAAGGCGCPLAG
- the rpsL gene encoding 30S ribosomal protein S12, giving the protein MPTINQLIRLGRKTFQNKTKSPALDACPQKRGVCTRVFTTTPKKPNSALRKVARVRLTNGIECTTYIPGVGHNLQEHSIVLIRGGRVKDLPGVRYHVVRGTLDATGVAGRNQSRSKYGAKRPKAGAAPAKKK
- the rpsG gene encoding 30S ribosomal protein S7 is translated as MARRSAPAKREILPDPVYNSLTVSKFVNILMERGKKATAERILYGALEIVAKKSGEEALEAFQKALNNIKPSVEVKSRRVGGATYQVPVEVPQNRRQSLAMRWLKTYSASRGERTMRDKLAGEILDAMNFRGAAIKKKDDVHKMAEANKAFAHFRW